A window of the Cystobacter fuscus genome harbors these coding sequences:
- a CDS encoding DUF938 domain-containing protein gives MKRHAPSAERNRDPLLPVLREVLPAQGTVLELASGTGQHAVFFARALPGLTWQPTDVDPTALASIEAWRQEEGPPNLRAPLALDVLAEPWPVERADALVAINLVHISPWEACQGLLRGAGRVLAPGAPLVLYGAWFIEGQTPAPSNLAFDASLRERNPSWGVRELGAVTAEARRHGLERERVIEMPSNNLTVVFRARAG, from the coding sequence ATGAAGCGCCACGCCCCTTCCGCCGAGCGCAACCGGGACCCCCTGCTGCCCGTGCTGCGCGAGGTGCTGCCCGCCCAGGGCACCGTGCTGGAGCTGGCGAGCGGCACCGGCCAGCACGCCGTCTTCTTCGCGCGCGCCCTTCCCGGGCTCACCTGGCAGCCCACCGACGTGGATCCCACCGCGCTCGCGAGCATCGAGGCCTGGCGCCAGGAGGAGGGCCCGCCCAACCTGCGTGCCCCGCTCGCGCTGGACGTGCTGGCCGAGCCCTGGCCCGTGGAACGCGCGGACGCGCTCGTGGCCATCAACCTGGTGCACATCTCCCCCTGGGAGGCCTGCCAGGGGCTGCTCCGGGGCGCGGGGCGGGTGCTCGCTCCGGGCGCGCCGCTCGTGCTCTACGGCGCCTGGTTCATCGAGGGACAAACCCCGGCGCCGAGCAACCTCGCCTTCGACGCCTCGCTGCGCGAGCGCAACCCCTCCTGGGGCGTGCGCGAGCTGGGCGCCGTCACCGCCGAGGCGCGGCGGCACGGCCTCGAGCGCGAGCGCGTCATCGAGATGCCCAGCAACAACCTCACCGTGGTGTTCCGCGCCCGGGCGGGGTGA
- a CDS encoding serine/threonine-protein kinase, which produces MAGSMLPSAQDDVRGRQMGNYEVLCRLSTGGMAEIFLASRRGLAGFHKPVVLKKILPDIQGQEEFVQMFLDEARVTAAFNHPNIAQVFDLDVAGDELFLAMEFVPGATLLEVARACLAAKEPMPMGLGLAAVRDTALALHYAHTFTDALGEPSPVIHRDVAEKNIMVTYEGVTKLLDFGIAKSVMEVSRTQVGMVKGTSGYMSPEQILGQPLDARSDLFSLGVVLHECLTGARLFPGKAPAAVMNAVLRGPIPEPSRANKAVPPELDAIVLKALARQREDRYATTLEFARELERAVSGLIWLPEQSGALLRRLFAERREQTRQVLAGARTSTGEVKLSAAPADSREGATPAPPAPAPRLPTVSPAPPQASRGPSSSNTDIVPYSPLVPPPAAPVAAGEPRAASPAPRAPARASMERSRPVLPPPTRPRPPGRVDPPPAPEEAREPEKTALVRSRRSMTSEHRASSAAESRPASPEAPASRSPAESRPASPEAPSSRALPTRAMRIPTPDASPRASTAAPPSDVEPDEETTRPHRRPALPLLPDDTSEDSSEYPTLPYQTLPSLPPRARAPRTEEELLLSSGTHSIAASRSGWGLRVALLVLLGLLGLAAMFIALRWDGGLVSSWLLPSPAAQAAPPAASPGPEGSKAP; this is translated from the coding sequence ATGGCTGGTTCGATGCTTCCCTCCGCGCAGGACGATGTGCGCGGCCGGCAGATGGGCAACTACGAGGTGCTCTGCCGCCTGTCCACGGGAGGCATGGCGGAAATCTTCCTCGCCTCCAGGCGTGGCCTGGCGGGGTTCCACAAGCCGGTGGTGCTCAAGAAGATCCTCCCGGACATCCAGGGCCAGGAGGAGTTCGTCCAGATGTTCCTGGACGAGGCGCGCGTCACCGCGGCCTTCAACCACCCGAACATCGCGCAGGTATTCGATCTGGACGTGGCCGGGGACGAGCTGTTCCTGGCCATGGAGTTCGTGCCGGGCGCGACGCTCCTGGAAGTGGCGCGCGCGTGCCTGGCGGCCAAGGAGCCCATGCCCATGGGGCTGGGGCTCGCGGCGGTGCGCGACACGGCGCTGGCGCTGCACTACGCGCACACCTTCACGGACGCGCTGGGCGAGCCCTCGCCCGTCATCCACCGGGACGTGGCCGAGAAGAACATCATGGTGACGTACGAGGGCGTCACCAAGCTGCTGGACTTCGGCATCGCCAAGAGCGTGATGGAGGTGAGCCGCACCCAGGTGGGCATGGTGAAGGGCACGAGCGGCTACATGTCGCCGGAGCAGATCCTCGGCCAGCCGCTGGACGCGCGCAGCGATCTGTTCAGCCTGGGGGTGGTGCTGCACGAGTGTCTCACGGGGGCGCGGCTGTTTCCGGGCAAGGCGCCCGCGGCGGTGATGAACGCGGTGCTGCGCGGCCCCATCCCCGAGCCCTCGCGCGCCAACAAGGCCGTGCCCCCCGAGCTGGACGCCATCGTGCTCAAGGCCCTGGCGCGCCAGCGCGAGGACCGGTACGCGACGACGCTGGAGTTCGCGCGCGAGCTGGAGCGCGCCGTGAGCGGCCTCATCTGGCTGCCCGAGCAGAGCGGGGCGCTCCTGCGGCGCCTCTTCGCCGAGCGGCGCGAGCAGACGCGGCAGGTGCTCGCGGGCGCCCGGACGTCCACGGGCGAGGTGAAGCTGTCCGCCGCCCCGGCCGATTCCCGCGAAGGCGCCACCCCGGCCCCTCCCGCTCCGGCGCCCCGCCTGCCCACCGTCTCCCCCGCTCCTCCGCAGGCCTCGCGCGGGCCCTCGTCGTCCAACACGGACATCGTCCCCTACTCGCCCCTGGTGCCTCCTCCGGCGGCTCCCGTCGCCGCGGGTGAGCCCCGCGCCGCCTCTCCCGCGCCCCGCGCACCCGCGCGTGCCTCCATGGAGCGCTCACGGCCCGTGCTGCCTCCACCCACCCGGCCACGCCCGCCGGGCCGCGTGGACCCCCCTCCCGCCCCCGAGGAGGCGCGGGAGCCGGAGAAGACGGCCCTCGTCCGATCCCGGCGCTCCATGACTTCCGAGCACCGCGCCTCCTCTGCCGCCGAGAGCCGCCCCGCCTCCCCCGAGGCCCCCGCTTCCCGCTCCCCCGCCGAGAGCCGCCCCGCCTCCCCCGAGGCTCCCTCCTCCCGCGCCCTGCCCACGCGCGCCATGCGCATCCCCACTCCGGACGCGTCCCCCCGCGCATCCACCGCCGCGCCACCCTCCGACGTGGAACCGGACGAGGAGACCACCCGGCCCCACCGCCGTCCCGCCCTGCCCCTCCTGCCCGACGACACGAGCGAGGACTCGTCGGAATACCCCACCCTCCCCTACCAGACCCTTCCCTCCCTCCCCCCGCGCGCCCGCGCGCCGAGGACCGAGGAGGAGCTCCTGCTGTCCTCGGGCACCCACTCCATCGCGGCCTCGCGCTCCGGGTGGGGGCTCCGGGTGGCCCTGCTGGTGCTGCTGGGGCTGCTGGGGCTCGCGGCGATGTTCATCGCCCTGCGCTGGGACGGAGGTCTGGTGTCCTCGTGGCTGCTGCCTTCCCCGGCCGCCCAGGCGGCCCCGCCCGCCGCCTCGCCGGGCCCCGAGGGCTCCAAGGCTCCATGA
- a CDS encoding PilZ domain-containing protein yields MATKKVAERMRARDSVLGYRMGPGLAAVASVEGERSPEGRLVQLSPEHLTVCLQRTPALKPGQRANVVLGVGGEATALRAEVMKIHRPAPEALPELSLRFVAPPLAQGRHIVSMLEGWRDEGHLELPHASPIWKERIVRADRIGRIFEALVARRCRGRARSEHGDVELSAALFDKYDARVAWEVRGGVLPPGPFLLEVYGFSSVLRFQVDEAQHEDGLWSVKLPSELVRYRHRRLRRAPAWGGCVARFAHPLWPQVRVQRELMDISYEGLSFATEPGEDLLYPGLVLSEMEVELPGRAPVYVKAEVRNISGTSAGRRCGMKVEPIGDGAAWRMLVEELSHPNTRVSGQWDQGTWDLYERSGYFRLSGKTPADFERMKAEYREAHERLERAPRLGYRVVRPVPQSDTVEASLSWLKPYSGSWMAHHLARHLPAGERCRGTAREALRDIYLRGFEPAQTDPDIKWFLAYCEANVRWVRFTALDFAEWYQHTGQACVLNFHLMEADARREWVMPEGFSLGEPTDEEKQALFARLERTRPVAYREALDLVPERFDLSGLKQQWSGARLGRERHVLVARKDGRAVAVGIMEAAHAGLNLFHVLNGLRIIPLVDASLPEAQQAMLALLAGAAEWYRARGLDVFIHYVEEEHRDYLGEARLTDLGEGRIWILSAQLLPDFIEHLCEATTPRGGDA; encoded by the coding sequence ATGGCGACGAAAAAGGTGGCGGAGCGCATGCGTGCCCGAGACAGCGTCCTGGGCTATCGCATGGGTCCGGGGTTGGCGGCGGTGGCGTCCGTGGAAGGTGAACGTTCTCCGGAGGGACGGTTGGTTCAACTGTCGCCGGAGCATTTGACGGTGTGCCTGCAGAGGACTCCGGCACTCAAGCCGGGGCAGCGGGCCAACGTGGTGTTGGGGGTGGGAGGGGAGGCAACGGCCCTGAGGGCCGAGGTGATGAAGATCCATCGGCCGGCGCCCGAGGCGCTGCCGGAGCTGAGTCTGCGCTTCGTGGCGCCGCCGCTCGCACAGGGTCGCCACATCGTCTCCATGCTGGAGGGCTGGCGAGACGAGGGCCACCTGGAGCTGCCGCACGCCAGCCCCATCTGGAAGGAGCGGATCGTGCGCGCGGATCGCATCGGCCGCATCTTCGAGGCGCTCGTGGCGCGGCGCTGCCGGGGCAGGGCGCGCTCGGAGCATGGGGACGTGGAGCTGTCCGCGGCGCTCTTCGACAAGTACGACGCCCGGGTGGCCTGGGAGGTGCGTGGGGGCGTGCTGCCGCCCGGCCCCTTCCTGCTGGAGGTGTATGGCTTCAGCTCCGTGCTGCGCTTCCAGGTGGACGAGGCGCAGCACGAGGACGGGCTGTGGAGCGTGAAGCTGCCCTCCGAGCTGGTGCGCTACCGCCACCGTCGGCTGCGCCGCGCCCCGGCGTGGGGCGGCTGCGTGGCGCGCTTCGCCCATCCGCTCTGGCCCCAGGTTCGCGTGCAGCGCGAGCTGATGGACATCAGCTACGAGGGCCTGTCCTTCGCCACCGAGCCGGGGGAGGACCTGCTCTACCCGGGGCTCGTGCTGAGCGAGATGGAGGTGGAGCTGCCGGGCCGCGCCCCGGTGTACGTCAAGGCGGAGGTGCGCAACATCAGCGGCACCAGCGCCGGCCGCCGCTGCGGCATGAAGGTGGAGCCGATCGGCGACGGGGCGGCCTGGCGCATGCTCGTGGAGGAGCTGAGCCACCCGAACACCCGCGTGTCCGGACAGTGGGATCAGGGCACGTGGGATCTCTACGAGCGCTCGGGCTACTTCCGGCTGTCGGGCAAGACGCCCGCGGACTTCGAGCGCATGAAGGCCGAGTACCGCGAGGCACACGAGCGCCTGGAGCGGGCGCCCCGGCTGGGCTACCGCGTGGTGCGGCCCGTGCCCCAGAGCGACACGGTGGAGGCGAGCCTGTCCTGGCTCAAGCCGTACTCGGGCAGTTGGATGGCACACCACCTGGCGCGGCACCTGCCCGCGGGCGAGCGCTGCCGCGGCACGGCGCGCGAGGCCCTGCGCGACATCTACCTGCGCGGCTTCGAGCCGGCGCAGACGGATCCGGACATCAAGTGGTTCCTCGCGTACTGCGAGGCGAACGTGCGCTGGGTGCGCTTCACGGCGCTCGACTTCGCCGAGTGGTACCAGCACACGGGCCAGGCATGCGTGCTCAACTTCCACCTGATGGAGGCGGACGCGCGCCGGGAGTGGGTGATGCCCGAGGGCTTCAGTCTGGGCGAGCCCACGGACGAGGAGAAGCAGGCGCTGTTCGCGCGGCTCGAGCGCACACGCCCGGTGGCCTACCGCGAGGCGTTGGACCTGGTGCCCGAGCGCTTCGACTTGTCGGGGCTCAAGCAGCAGTGGAGCGGGGCCCGGCTGGGCCGCGAGCGCCACGTGCTGGTGGCGCGCAAGGACGGCCGCGCGGTGGCGGTGGGCATCATGGAGGCGGCGCACGCGGGGCTCAACCTGTTCCACGTGCTCAACGGGCTGCGCATCATCCCCCTGGTGGACGCGTCGCTGCCCGAGGCTCAGCAGGCGATGCTGGCGCTGCTGGCTGGCGCCGCGGAGTGGTACCGGGCGCGCGGCCTGGACGTGTTCATCCACTACGTGGAGGAGGAGCACCGGGACTACCTGGGCGAGGCCCGGCTCACGGACCTGGGCGAGGGACGCATCTGGATCCTCTCCGCCCAGCTGCTGCCGGACTTCATCGAGCACCTGTGCGAGGCGACGACGCCCCGGGGAGGCGATGCATGA
- a CDS encoding kelch repeat-containing protein: protein MDKKRIVRGCIRGSLMVLALAGCGQKASSGGEAPGARSGLLTGSCEVRPPVPPVFEPELEWAWTGSDVMPSHTNVMMAPVVVDTNGDGVPDVVFNSYAGENYISDGILRAVDGATGVELWAVTKQEHRVRGASSIAAGDLDGDGRVEICTVAQDSRGLLCFEHDGTFKFRTVGPGNNWGGPSLADLEGDGQVEIINGHAVFDHTGALKWLGSDGPGGTTNGPISFAVDIDQDGKLEVINGRAIYQYDGQPRCVNTDIGHGLAAVANFDADPQGEVVVVWSGYVTLMDDLCQSLWTMPIPGGGVGGTPNIADFDGDGQPEIGVAGTDRYTVFEADGSVKWTSTMRDHSSNRTGSSTFDFEGDGRSEIAYADEVRLRIYDGTTGAVRFEVPHSSCTAYEQPIVADVDGDHNAELLVAQNTTCGFGSFAGLRLYRDRKDGWVNTRRVWNQHAYSITHVNEDGTLPTHPATAWLSGFNSFRSNSQGSPGTSAFAAPDVRVSDLTATCDATTWTLTLQARVRNTGDAATSAGLKVAFYQGAPASGGQLLGVASLPQALPPAGEASATLKLTTAPDPSARLWAVADDDGTPGAGRELECDEGNNAASLDAGPRCAPSPSRTWVRRGDLLLPRLMHAAALLADGRVLVAGGFNRTAEVYDPLGATWSATASTLVPHRGHAMTRLADGRVLLVGGSTRANAELYVPALGEWRAAGLLHKLRYHPTATLLPDGRVLVVGGATSEDGGGMLGSSELYDPAHDTWSLTGTLGTARSRHTATLLPDGRVLVVGGVDGSGNSLASAEVFDPATGSFSPVSATRVGHGVHTATALADGRVLVVGGLAPGVPSAASAELYDSTTDTWTTTGPVRTPRRAHTATLLPGGEVLVAGGYHPSTGILTTAERFDPVSGTWSDTAPMNVDRYGHTATLLGDGTVLAVGGVSNHDSASTESYSP, encoded by the coding sequence ATGGACAAGAAGAGGATCGTCCGCGGGTGTATCCGCGGAAGCCTGATGGTGTTGGCGTTGGCCGGCTGCGGGCAGAAGGCCTCGAGTGGCGGGGAAGCACCCGGTGCCCGGAGCGGACTCCTCACGGGAAGCTGTGAGGTGAGGCCTCCCGTGCCCCCTGTCTTCGAGCCCGAGCTGGAGTGGGCCTGGACGGGCAGCGATGTCATGCCCTCGCACACCAACGTGATGATGGCGCCCGTGGTGGTGGACACCAACGGGGATGGCGTTCCGGACGTCGTCTTCAACTCCTACGCGGGAGAGAACTACATCAGCGATGGCATCCTGCGCGCGGTGGATGGCGCCACGGGCGTGGAGCTGTGGGCGGTGACGAAGCAGGAGCACCGGGTGCGCGGCGCGTCGAGCATCGCGGCGGGTGACCTCGACGGGGACGGGCGGGTGGAGATCTGCACCGTGGCCCAGGACAGCCGGGGCCTCTTGTGCTTCGAGCACGACGGCACCTTCAAGTTCCGCACCGTGGGGCCGGGCAACAACTGGGGGGGCCCGTCGCTGGCGGACCTCGAGGGAGACGGGCAGGTGGAGATCATCAACGGCCATGCCGTCTTCGACCACACGGGAGCGCTCAAGTGGTTGGGCAGCGACGGCCCGGGAGGCACCACCAACGGCCCGATCTCCTTCGCGGTGGACATCGATCAGGATGGCAAGCTCGAGGTGATCAACGGCCGGGCCATCTACCAATACGACGGGCAGCCGCGGTGCGTGAACACCGACATCGGCCATGGGCTCGCGGCGGTGGCCAACTTCGACGCCGATCCCCAGGGCGAGGTGGTGGTGGTGTGGAGCGGCTATGTGACGTTGATGGATGATCTCTGCCAGTCCTTGTGGACCATGCCCATTCCGGGTGGCGGCGTGGGTGGCACCCCCAACATCGCGGACTTCGACGGAGACGGCCAGCCGGAGATCGGCGTCGCGGGCACGGACCGCTACACCGTCTTCGAGGCGGACGGCAGCGTGAAGTGGACGAGTACCATGCGCGATCACAGCTCCAACCGCACGGGCTCGTCCACCTTCGACTTCGAGGGGGATGGGCGCTCGGAGATCGCCTACGCGGACGAGGTGCGGCTGCGCATCTACGACGGCACCACCGGCGCGGTGCGCTTCGAGGTGCCCCACAGCTCCTGCACCGCCTACGAGCAGCCCATCGTCGCCGACGTGGATGGAGACCACAACGCCGAGCTGCTCGTGGCGCAGAACACCACCTGTGGCTTCGGCTCGTTCGCGGGCCTGCGCCTGTACCGGGACAGGAAGGACGGGTGGGTGAACACCCGGCGCGTCTGGAACCAGCACGCCTACTCCATCACCCACGTGAACGAGGATGGCACCCTCCCCACCCACCCCGCCACCGCCTGGTTGAGCGGCTTCAATTCCTTTCGTTCCAACAGCCAGGGCAGCCCCGGCACGTCCGCCTTCGCTGCGCCCGATGTCAGGGTTTCGGACCTCACCGCCACGTGTGACGCCACGACCTGGACGCTGACGCTCCAGGCCCGCGTGCGCAACACGGGGGACGCGGCGACCTCGGCCGGGTTGAAGGTGGCCTTCTACCAGGGAGCTCCCGCCTCGGGCGGCCAGTTGCTGGGAGTCGCCTCGCTGCCCCAGGCCCTGCCCCCGGCGGGCGAGGCGAGCGCCACGTTGAAGCTCACCACCGCCCCGGATCCGAGCGCCCGGCTCTGGGCCGTGGCCGATGACGACGGCACTCCGGGGGCGGGCCGCGAGCTGGAGTGCGACGAGGGCAACAACGCCGCCTCCTTGGACGCGGGCCCGCGGTGCGCCCCTTCTCCGAGCAGGACGTGGGTGCGCCGCGGCGACCTGCTCCTGCCCCGGCTGATGCACGCCGCGGCCCTCCTGGCGGATGGCCGGGTGCTGGTGGCTGGCGGCTTCAACCGCACGGCGGAGGTGTACGATCCCCTCGGCGCGACCTGGTCGGCCACCGCGAGCACCCTCGTCCCGCATCGCGGCCACGCCATGACCCGGCTCGCCGATGGCCGGGTGCTGCTCGTGGGCGGCTCCACCCGCGCCAACGCCGAGCTGTATGTCCCGGCGCTCGGCGAGTGGAGGGCGGCGGGACTTCTCCACAAGTTGCGCTACCACCCCACGGCCACGCTCCTGCCCGATGGCCGGGTGCTCGTCGTGGGCGGCGCCACCTCCGAGGACGGTGGCGGGATGCTGGGCTCCAGCGAGCTGTACGACCCCGCCCACGACACCTGGTCGCTCACGGGCACACTGGGCACCGCTCGCTCGCGGCACACGGCCACGCTCCTGCCCGACGGCCGGGTGCTCGTCGTGGGCGGCGTGGATGGCTCGGGCAACTCCCTGGCCTCGGCCGAGGTGTTCGACCCCGCCACGGGGAGCTTCTCGCCCGTGAGCGCCACCCGGGTGGGCCACGGCGTGCATACCGCCACCGCGCTGGCCGATGGCCGGGTGCTCGTGGTGGGCGGCCTGGCCCCTGGCGTCCCGTCCGCCGCGAGCGCCGAGCTGTATGACTCCACCACGGACACCTGGACGACCACGGGCCCCGTGCGCACGCCCCGCCGCGCGCACACGGCCACGCTGCTGCCCGGCGGCGAGGTGCTCGTGGCGGGTGGCTACCATCCCTCCACGGGCATTCTCACCACCGCGGAGCGGTTCGACCCCGTCAGCGGCACCTGGAGCGACACGGCCCCCATGAACGTGGACCGCTACGGCCACACCGCCACGCTCCTGGGCGATGGCACGGTGCTCGCGGTGGGAGGCGTGAGCAACCACGACTCCGCCTCCACCGAGTCCTACTCCCCCTGA
- a CDS encoding winged helix-turn-helix domain-containing protein, with translation MPKTTPPAVTLPAEQARAFLVSHLALAAPVHPPGAEGVRALLRHLRHIQLDPLDVIGTNADLVALARVDGLVRGDVYRHLYPGHAFEHWAKERCLLPADAFPHYRERSLEAPWWRHATRLERLPATVLGAVLEELEAHGPLTAAELTDHGAVDPLDWSGWKGTAKATTMALEVLWTRCDIVVCGRTPGGKRYDVPRRALPEVAHVSPGYTTEEGFMRWALGERVEAAGLLSRAAGAHWSMLSPVRGSALPEALVREGVLEEVVLPDSPRRYLTPAGFRSRPVTAPDERMRIVGPLDPLLWDRTLVKQLFGFEYVWEVYKPGEQRRWGWYVCPLLHRGQLVGRLEARVKEDVLSVEKLWREKGVKLDDAALDEALARHARACGARKVRRPRARVG, from the coding sequence GTGCCGAAGACGACTCCTCCCGCCGTGACGCTGCCCGCCGAGCAGGCGCGCGCGTTCCTCGTCAGCCACCTCGCCCTCGCCGCGCCCGTGCATCCCCCGGGCGCCGAGGGCGTGCGCGCGCTGCTGCGCCACTTGCGCCACATCCAGTTGGATCCCCTCGACGTCATCGGCACCAACGCGGACCTGGTGGCGCTCGCGCGGGTGGACGGCCTCGTACGGGGGGACGTGTACCGCCACCTCTACCCGGGCCATGCCTTCGAGCATTGGGCGAAGGAGCGCTGCCTGCTGCCCGCCGATGCCTTTCCCCACTACCGCGAGCGCTCCCTGGAGGCGCCGTGGTGGAGGCACGCCACGCGGCTCGAGCGGCTGCCCGCGACCGTGCTGGGCGCCGTGCTGGAGGAGCTGGAGGCCCATGGCCCGCTGACGGCCGCGGAGCTCACCGACCACGGCGCGGTGGATCCCCTCGACTGGAGTGGGTGGAAGGGCACGGCGAAGGCCACCACCATGGCGCTCGAGGTGCTGTGGACGCGCTGTGACATCGTCGTGTGCGGCCGGACTCCCGGGGGCAAGCGCTACGACGTGCCGCGCCGGGCCCTGCCGGAGGTGGCGCATGTCTCGCCGGGGTACACCACGGAGGAAGGCTTCATGCGCTGGGCCCTCGGCGAGCGCGTGGAGGCGGCGGGCCTGCTGTCGCGCGCGGCGGGGGCGCACTGGTCCATGCTGTCCCCGGTGAGAGGCTCGGCCCTGCCGGAGGCCCTGGTGCGCGAGGGCGTGCTGGAAGAGGTGGTGTTGCCTGACTCACCGCGGCGCTACCTGACTCCGGCGGGCTTCCGCTCCCGGCCGGTGACGGCGCCGGACGAGCGGATGCGGATAGTGGGCCCGTTGGATCCACTGCTGTGGGACCGGACGCTGGTGAAGCAGCTCTTCGGCTTCGAGTACGTCTGGGAGGTGTACAAACCCGGGGAGCAGAGGCGCTGGGGCTGGTACGTGTGCCCGCTGCTGCACCGTGGACAACTTGTGGGCAGGTTGGAGGCGCGCGTGAAGGAGGACGTGCTGTCTGTGGAGAAGTTGTGGAGGGAGAAGGGCGTGAAGCTGGACGACGCGGCGCTCGACGAGGCCCTGGCGCGACATGCGCGGGCGTGCGGCGCGCGGAAGGTGCGCCGGCCCCGGGCCCGGGTGGGGTGA
- a CDS encoding alpha/beta hydrolase: MKMTWTWRSLANTALVVLALGLFLGQGDPALAAGWNCQGNRIPVALAPDLPRNQQVFARLCLPEGPSPGTVQLLVHGATYTHLYWDFPDPTGGTRRYSYVNAALDAGFATLAMDRIGSGASSRPPGELVTIEANAYVVHQVVQALRAGTVWGPKGALGFQKVVLVGHSYGSLTSWYEVTDYQDVDAVILSGASHTPVPSGVENFKRSLHPAEVDPILSGRGYASTYLTTMPGTREAVFYLPSRADPAVIALDERTKSTSTLAELSAVPAIFARPLDIRVPVLLVNGTEDRIFCGPTPSGICSDARTLIAAETPRLGPRVPCVEARVLPGEGHMLNLIPDAPRWFAVAQEWATRIVGAEKGPAPGCAP, translated from the coding sequence ATGAAGATGACGTGGACGTGGCGATCGCTCGCCAACACGGCTCTGGTTGTGCTCGCGCTGGGATTGTTTCTTGGACAGGGGGATCCGGCGCTCGCGGCCGGATGGAATTGCCAGGGCAATCGGATCCCGGTGGCGCTCGCGCCAGACCTGCCCAGGAACCAGCAGGTGTTCGCGCGTCTGTGTTTGCCAGAGGGCCCATCCCCCGGCACGGTGCAACTGCTCGTGCACGGCGCCACGTATACTCATCTGTATTGGGATTTCCCGGACCCCACCGGTGGCACCCGACGCTACTCCTACGTGAACGCGGCGCTGGACGCGGGCTTCGCCACCCTGGCGATGGATCGCATTGGCAGCGGAGCGAGCTCCCGCCCTCCAGGCGAGCTCGTCACCATCGAGGCCAACGCCTACGTCGTCCACCAGGTGGTCCAGGCACTGCGCGCGGGCACGGTGTGGGGGCCCAAGGGCGCGCTGGGCTTCCAGAAGGTGGTGCTCGTCGGCCACTCCTATGGCTCTTTGACCTCCTGGTACGAGGTGACCGACTACCAGGATGTCGATGCCGTCATCCTCAGTGGCGCGAGCCATACCCCCGTGCCCTCTGGTGTGGAGAATTTCAAAAGGTCCCTGCATCCCGCCGAGGTAGATCCGATCCTTTCTGGCAGAGGCTATGCTTCGACGTACCTGACCACCATGCCCGGCACGCGCGAGGCCGTGTTCTATCTTCCGAGCCGGGCCGACCCCGCGGTGATTGCCCTCGACGAGCGGACCAAGAGCACGAGCACTCTCGCCGAGCTGTCCGCCGTGCCCGCCATCTTCGCGCGCCCGCTGGACATCCGCGTCCCGGTGCTGCTCGTCAATGGCACCGAGGACAGGATCTTCTGTGGTCCCACTCCCAGCGGCATCTGCTCGGATGCTCGGACATTGATCGCCGCCGAGACGCCCCGGCTCGGTCCCCGGGTGCCGTGTGTCGAGGCCCGGGTGTTGCCCGGAGAGGGTCATATGCTCAACCTCATTCCAGACGCGCCCCGGTGGTTCGCCGTGGCCCAGGAGTGGGCCACGCGGATCGTGGGAGCGGAGAAGGGTCCCGCGCCCGGCTGCGCGCCGTGA
- a CDS encoding alpha/beta fold hydrolase — MTPHLLFLPGASGAASFWHPLGALLPTSWRKTYLNWPGLGHEPHEPVIQNLDDALAHAASKLENPSVVVAQSMGGLVAVRLALAHPERISHLVLVATSGGVDVTSLGGSDWRSAYRAEYPRAAEWILSERTDLTAQLHRISIPTLLLWGDADPISPVGVGRRLEQLLPRARMRVLAGGDHMFARDRAAEIVEWVTAHLHT; from the coding sequence ATGACCCCCCATCTCCTGTTCCTGCCCGGTGCCAGTGGTGCCGCGTCCTTCTGGCATCCGCTCGGCGCGCTGCTGCCGACGAGCTGGCGTAAGACCTACCTGAACTGGCCAGGTCTCGGCCACGAGCCGCATGAGCCCGTCATCCAGAACCTCGATGATGCGCTCGCCCATGCCGCCAGCAAGCTGGAAAATCCGAGCGTGGTCGTGGCCCAATCCATGGGTGGCCTTGTCGCCGTGCGGCTGGCGCTCGCCCATCCAGAGCGGATCAGCCATCTGGTCCTGGTGGCCACCTCCGGCGGCGTCGATGTCACGAGCCTGGGTGGCAGTGATTGGCGGAGTGCCTACCGCGCGGAGTATCCCAGGGCGGCGGAGTGGATCCTGTCCGAGCGGACGGATCTCACCGCGCAACTCCACCGGATCTCCATCCCGACGTTGCTCCTCTGGGGCGATGCCGATCCGATCAGCCCCGTGGGGGTCGGTCGCCGTCTCGAGCAACTGCTGCCCAGGGCTCGGATGCGGGTGCTCGCTGGCGGAGACCACATGTTCGCCCGGGATCGCGCCGCCGA